One Vanessa atalanta chromosome 15, ilVanAtal1.2, whole genome shotgun sequence genomic window, gaattaagtttattatcattttatttgccTAAAGATGattttctcttaaaatataattgttgtttatagTAGGTAATAGATCATTATTAACTTGTAACCATTTTACTTTTCAGAATCAAACGATTCTCAGAATGCTTCTTCGTGCTAGACAACCCTCGGCATTCGCTTGCTGGTTGCTATGACAGCAACTATCAGTCGTATCAAAGTGTGGGAGAAGCGGTTAGACGATCACGCTACCTCGCGTTACTGCCTCCGCTTCCCGTACACTGCATAGCGCTTGATGGTGACCCACATATCATGCCTATCATATTTGAAGACaggtattatatttcaaaattgacTTATTTCttttgccgtttttattttCGGCCATGatcaaaagcaataaaaataaataaaaatatacgatatgCAACCatatgaatgtaaaaaaaaacctaattatgTACACAATTTGACATATGACAtcaaaagcttttaaaataaaaataaaaaaacaattaatgaattaattgacgtcaatatttaattttataatcttcgAATGagtgataatttttaatattttaacttaagttTCAATTCATGTacacatatatatctaaatatttaccatAGTTCTGAATTGCATGCTcccttgtaatttaattattatacatagtgTAAATTAACTTGTACGAGAAGTAGAAAGAGCGAAAACCTGAAAAAGGGTTTATTGACttaaatgacaattaataaatatttatttatttttaatacttaggTATCAAGATACCGCTGAATTTGCTAGAAGACGTTCATTTTTGAATTCTAGTGCAAACAAGTCTGGTAGTGGTgagtagttaaaataatattattagaattattaatgcttatcaatattttcacgaaaaatatattacagatccCTTCCTATGTTCGGAAGCAACTGGAGACGACTGTGCTTGCAGTATTAGTTCAATGATGGACTCTAGAAGACCTTCATCAGAAGCTTCGAGAGTAACCCTTACACTACCTAAAACTATAATAGATGTGCTTGAGCCTCAGTTCAATAGCCCTAAAGCAAGTACAAGTGTAGTGCAAGCGACATTAACATTAGCCCCTCAGAAATCCGCTAGAGGTTCACCAAAGCGAACTTTGGTTAAACAAAACGTTGTGGAAATGAGCAAACCGCATAACAAGCAATTAGAATTAACAGGAAGAAACAGGTATATTGTACAGAATAATCAAATAAGTGAAATTCAATTGCCGCCTAACAACGTGTTTGCTTCATGCCCGATTCAGCAAGGCCAACAAATGTCTAGATACTCAGCTTCGACATTATTGGACATAAATGCTACAAAAAGCAATGTAAATGTTTCCCAGCTAGGCAAAGACAGATCGGATCCAGATCAAGTTTTTGTTCAAAAGCATGAAATAACAAGTGGTGTCAGCACCCTGCCAGCACGGCATAGCAAATCTTTAGACCAATTGAGAGTTTCTCAAATGGCACCTTTAAGTGTACAACCATTAATAAAGAATGTTAAAAATAGTTCTAATGTATCAGTTAATTATCAAAAGACGTACAAACCGCCGCAACCTATAAAACCCACAACTCTTCCTAGAAGTGTTACTACTACATCTTATCCAACTAGCACGACGACGCGTTGTGGATCTAAAGGTGATGACTACAGgagaaatataaatgaatttagaGAAAAATATAAGAATCCTTGTAACTCTAATGTTCATGGAAACAATGACGTGTTTCATGACGTAGGATTTAAGTACGACGGTACAATTAAAGGAAATGCTAACCAAATATATGGTTACGCTTTCGGTAATCAGGGTAATATGCCAGCGAATAACGTTATTCGCAATCCATTAGAATTTCAAAGAGGTTATAGTGTAAATTTGCCCCGTCCTATGTTGCCTCCTCGTAATTCTTATCCACCAGTTAGTGGAAAAACACAAGGGACTGATCAAAGTAACTTAGTTTCTAATAAACACGTTCATAGATCTAACTCTACACAtgtttttcaacaaaatatgaATGATAGCCAACAGATGGATATTGAAGCAACCCGTAATCAATTGAGACACGAGCTAAACTATTATCTACAGAAAGGTGACTGGAGTTATGACTTTAATACTGGTAGTTTAATACAAAACTACCAGAAGAAATCTAGCAAGAGTAGCGATGATAGTGGGTTTGTAATGACTTTAGATAGAAGTAGTGATGGAACATCGAAGTCGACTTATTCAAAAACACCTCCATCGACACCTCATTCTAGTTTGCCTTCCGTGAGGCATAAGAAGAGTCGATCTAAAGAGTCTAAACTTAACTCGAATGGTAAAGAAAGCACTAAAATGAATTCAAGTCGAGATTCATTGAGCAGTCATCATTCAATTAAATCAAGGGATAGTAAGTCCGATCGGCAGACACCAAAATCAGACCGTAGTACACCTAAATCGGAGAGAAGTACCCCAAAGTCAGGCAAGGGAACTCCAAAGTCTGGTGGTATAACTCCAAGATCTGGGCTTGCAACTCCAAAGTCAGGTAGAGCTACCCCTAAATCAGGAGGAGCTACGCCTAAAAGTGGAAGATCTAGTGGAAAACCAGAAAAGCGTTCCAAACATAAAGCATCGGAAAAAATGTCTCAGCTTATGTCAGAAGCTGCTTCTTCTTCTAGTAATGAAAGCATACCGTTTGAGCTTAAAAGATTAGAATCATCAACAAGCGTTCCATATAGTTTGGATCATGGATCGGAATTAAGACATTGTAGAAGTGCTGCATCTATCATAGAGGAGCATAATCTCAATACTACATTCGGATCTGAGTCATTGCCAAATTTAGCCCCACCACCGGCTTTTGAATCTCCTCCATTAGATATTACtgataaagattttaaaattatgccaCCGGATAGTTTTCTTAATAAAGAAGATAAACGAAGTAGAAGTTCTACGTCAAGTTTGAGTGAACAAAGTGGCTGGGTTTCAAGTGGTAGGAGTTCAGGTCCATCTTCGCCAGATAATGGTAGTTGTCAATTGAATCAAAATTACCCTCCTGCGAGTAGCGCAAGTGTTTCAAAAATTCCCGATAAAAAATACGATACTGACGAAACAAGAAAAAAACAGGGTGAAAAAATAAGCGATTTCAAAAGAACCATTCTTAATGGTGAGCAACTTCGTGAGCGTTTACTTAAACTTGCAGTAAAAGCTGTTCAAAGTAGTTCAACTGAAAAGATAGAATGCTGTGATAAGGAAGTTTGTGAAGAATGTACAATTTGTAGCGATTCTATTTGTACGGACAGCCAATGTGAATATAATAAGATGATGCACAATGAAGGAATTGATGCAGGTTGTAATTCAGATACTTGTACAGCAAGTTGCTATCAATATTCTGATTCTAATGTtggtaaaataaatcaaagacaTAACTCATTTAGTGCTATTCAGGGAAATACATATAGTTCCATAGTTAAAAGTTCTAATGAAGGAACTGTTAAAAAGTCTCAAACAGTCAGCGATAACTTACATCCTTATATTCGAAAAGAAATAGCAACGAAGGTTGAAAAGTCTGCGCAACCTGCTACTGCTGAAAAGTCAAATTCAATGAATAAAGTTAAACTTAGAGATAGGATAGAATATACGGAAAAACTAATAGCTGCAGAAATTCTAAGCCTGACAGTAGATCGCTCTTGTAAAAGTCATAAAACCAGCGGTGGTCCCGCCATAGCTGCTCAAAAATACCATGGAAAAGCAAAATCGGAAATAGACTTAAGCCATTTCAGTGGTGAGAATGATTACGAACACTTGCCGCCACCACAACAGTTTAGAGATGCTCCACCACCACCTGACGAATTTAaggtaacaataataaatataattatttatctatttttatcattttattaatagcaattgactgaataactttttttatttatatttataactaaaggATCCACCGTCAAAGTCTCCGTTGCAGAGCCGACAAAGTAGTAAATCTTCGACTCCCTCAAAAAGTAGAAAAACTGGACAACCTACAACACTGCAACTAGATAATCCTTTATATCACGTTTGCgaaggtatatataataattattttgtttatttggctgaAACCTCATGCTTAagctgtaaataaaactaacccATGGCTATTAATCCAGGAATTTTAGAAAGGCGAAAGTTAAGACCCCACCAATCCATGAATGCCACTGCCACACCTTCGGCTAGTACACTaaataaaagtcaaagtacTGGTGAATTAGCTAGCAGAAATGAAAATGGTAAAGGTAGGATGCTAATATGCTAACAAATGTGTACTTTTActggatattttataataaacatgtggaattttatacgtaatatcatattttactgTTTCAGAGCAACGACAAAGCaattttattagcatatttGGCTTAGCGGAATCGGAACGACTCTTTGTTAAATGTAGAGAAGAATTTCGACAAAGTGTCAAGTATCCAGGAGCAATATATTCTGACTTTCCTCCAGTTGAAAACTCTTTGCCCTATTTCCATATAAGCGATGAATATAGAATGTTTAATCcggaaggtattttatttttttaaaaacaacttcCGATCTTGTTATAATATGatgatattgtaaaatttatttaagcttattttttatatttaactccAGGTCTTCATCTCATTATATGCGTCCATGGATTGGATGGTAACGCCGCTGATTTACGCTTGGTCAAAACATACTTGGAATTAGGCTTACCAGGAGCAAGATTAGATTTCCTCATGTCTGAAAGAAATCAAGGAGATACTTTCTCGGATTTTGATACTATGACGGACAGGTTCGAATTGTTTATATTAGTTATGATACCAGTGACATGTATAAGCgaggataatttatttatattaattgtattcaagGTTGGTCCAAGAAATTATGACTCATATACAAAATTCAAGTGACCCAGCTAGGATAAGTTTCGTGGGACATTCCCTGGGCACTATCATTATAAGATCGGCGTTAGCGAGGCCACAAATGAAACCATTCTTGGGGAAATTACACACTTTCCTCTCGCTTAGTGGACCGCATTTAGGGACACTGTATAATTCCAGCGGGCTTGTTAATGCAGGCAAGTaaaatttttgttgttttatcatattattattataataattgttggacttttttcttttataatgttttttaatttattgaacaaaTTACACATTTTCGTATTCTTAAACATTTTCAGGCATGTGGTTCATGCAAAAGTGGAAGAAATCTGGCTCTTTGCTGCAGCTTTCTCTCCGTGATGCTTCTGATCCTAGACGATCTTTCCTGTACCGTCTGAGCGAACGTAGTCAACTGCATCAGTTCAAACACATTTTGTTGTGTGGTTCAGGGCAGGATAGATACGTACCATTGCACTCAGCGAGGCTAGAACTTTGTAAAGCAGCTGCTAAAGACACGTCGTTATTAGGACAGGCTTACAGGGAAATGGTatacctttttaataataagaaatcaagaaataataaatacattttagttatataaGTATCGTCCTTATAAGTAACATCGTTTACGCgtcaaaaattaaacatgtttaataattttcccAGGTACATAACATGGTGTCTCCGCTAGCGGCTCGAGCTTCGTCTGTGTCCGTAGTGCGCTATGACGTGCAACACGCTCTCCCGCACACGGCCAGCGCACTAGTGGGTCGCGCGGCGCACATCGCCGCATTGGATTCTGACCTCTTCATTGAAAAATTCCTTCTTGTCTCTGCTCTTAAGTATTTCCGATGAAGATCATAAATTGAAATCAACATTGACACTATCTTGTCACAATATGATATCGAACATATGCTTATAAAATCCGAATTCATtcgtaaaatagtatttatggCATCTTGAAATACGTTGTTGGTTGTACAATTAGctgtttaattttcaatactaCAAGAATACGTTAAAATTACGATGAAAAACGAcgttgaaactttttttttcaaactctttcaatttacaataattggCACACACATTTTGTTtagttgaaaattttaagaaaattatttagttttccCACTATTAGTAAAACAACCGGCGCAACATATCCTTGTCTTTTCATAAAAGTTCCTCTGCTTCGATACTTCCAATGATTTACAGTAcgaatttcgctgaaattaactaagtgttttaattttacttgtaaaaattataatgaatagatACACAAATGTGGAGtcatcattaaatttataaaatttaagtaaatattaattacttgcCTCCGAATCAAAATCAATCACATAAATCATACTGTTCAGGCATTCGCATTTCACcagcatttatttaaaagaaattaaggAACATTTCAcactttataaatttcaaaaatcagCACGTTTTCAACAGTTcgtacttacataatataatcagcCTATAATCACGATATTATAACTTGCACGTTAACTTATACTATCTACTATATATCTATGATAAATCGAATTGATCTCCTGTTTTAAAACGCTTATGTACTCGTATGGTTACTTGTAATTGGTAAAAGTGTGATATAAGAGTTCGTGCTGATGCAGCGATTTATAAACtatacagaaaaaataattgcaattttaattattatactaggTTAAGACGGATCTTTACACCAAATAATTAAGACTTTCGATTTAGCAAATGTAGATAAAGTAGATGTTATTTGTATTAGAAATTTACTGATTGTTGTATATGAACACTGAACAGTGCCATCGTAAAATGTTATGTGTGCTTCTGGAATGCTAAGCCCGCAAACTTAACTTGTTTCGGTTTTTCTGTTTcacattttattcttaattatgcTTATGAAATAatggaaattaatataattattttttaaaatagtatgaaAACCTCGTAATCGTAAACAATTTCCATACAGATTCAAAATACAAGCgtcttttttgttttagataGAATTACTATCGTAATTATTGTTCCTACATCaatttatgaaaacaattattacaaaacatcTTATACAAAAccattgattgtttttttttcattagctaaaattatttgttatatttgaattatattcacaaaataataacttagaTGCTTATATGTTATAGCTTTGCACAAACAGACACTGGGTTGTGTCAGTGAGAATTAAGTTTTAAACTCGAATGGATTTTTTGGAATTTTACGCACTTTTATAagtcatttttttatctattaagcTAATTTAACTTGAAATATGAATTAAGAGAATGATCTGGCAGGGCCTTATTACAATATAAGGACAGGCCGTAGCCTTAACTCAAAAGAAAATTAGAATAAAGGTGTAAATTATCGAATGTTAGActgatctttaaaaatatatggtaTTGATAAGTTTAATAGattatcttttgttatttttaggaATCATGATTTGATATAACTTGTTAACATCT contains:
- the LOC125069561 gene encoding uncharacterized protein LOC125069561 isoform X2, which codes for MSDLQATFEFSVELYKFYNVDLFQRGLYQVRVGLRVSPKVPVHIEATVSSGNGAARTGRPAANASLIGGLAASRAFQIMYRNEEVTLRDIVHFRAHLLVDSRNLKESLERAEWSLGVELWCSEGAQSNTLSPVSCRVLKLHFQPSQGLHYHLPVLFDYFHLSAVSVTIHASLVALHQPYINTPRSSKQWGKLMKSAGSNFNASGSLENILFGSSGKCAGGNSSKIAHARQVHAEVCGILLGSLEGLQSALSVCGSTGVLLTPEESSSNSIVGEVAQRIKDLSDLGKKSEAGEEEEWAMGAAHDIARLCAEVTLRWRAFLHHTSDRPHVHHALAARHHALRIKRFSECFFVLDNPRHSLAGCYDSNYQSYQSVGEAVRRSRYLALLPPLPVHCIALDGDPHIMPIIFEDRYQDTAEFARRRSFLNSSANKSGSDPFLCSEATGDDCACSISSMMDSRRPSSEASRVTLTLPKTIIDVLEPQFNSPKASTSVVQATLTLAPQKSARGSPKRTLVKQNVVEMSKPHNKQLELTGRNRYIVQNNQISEIQLPPNNVFASCPIQQGQQMSRYSASTLLDINATKSNVNVSQLGKDRSDPDQVFVQKHEITSGVSTLPARHSKSLDQLRVSQMAPLSVQPLIKNVKNSSNVSVNYQKTYKPPQPIKPTTLPRSVTTTSYPTSTTTRCGSKGDDYRRNINEFREKYKNPCNSNVHGNNDVFHDVGFKYDGTIKGNANQIYGYAFGNQGNMPANNVIRNPLEFQRGYSVNLPRPMLPPRNSYPPVSGKTQGTDQSNLVSNKHVHRSNSTHVFQQNMNDSQQMDIEATRNQLRHELNYYLQKGDWSYDFNTGSLIQNYQKKSSKSSDDSGFVMTLDRSSDGTSKSTYSKTPPSTPHSSLPSVRHKKSRSKESKLNSNGKESTKMNSSRDSLSSHHSIKSRDSKSDRQTPKSDRSTPKSERSTPKSGKGTPKSGGITPRSGLATPKSGRATPKSGGATPKSGRSSGKPEKRSKHKASEKMSQLMSEAASSSSNESIPFELKRLESSTSVPYSLDHGSELRHCRSAASIIEEHNLNTTFGSESLPNLAPPPAFESPPLDITDKDFKIMPPDSFLNKEDKRSRSSTSSLSEQSGWVSSGRSSGPSSPDNGSCQLNQNYPPASSASVSKIPDKKYDTDETRKKQGEKISDFKRTILNGEQLRERLLKLAVKAVQSSSTEKIECCDKEVCEECTICSDSICTDSQCEYNKMMHNEGIDAGCNSDTCTASCYQYSDSNVGKINQRHNSFSAIQGNTYSSIVKSSNEGTVKKSQTVSDNLHPYIRKEIATKVEKSAQPATAEKSNSMNKVKLRDRIEYTEKLIAAEILSLTVDRSCKSHKTSGGPAIAAQKYHGKAKSEIDLSHFSGENDYEHLPPPQQFRDAPPPPDEFKDPPSKSPLQSRQSSKSSTPSKSRKTGQPTTLQLDNPLYHVCEGILERRKLRPHQSMNATATPSASTLNKSQSTGELASRNENGKEQRQSNFISIFGLAESERLFVKCREEFRQSVKYPGAIYSDFPPVENSLPYFHISDEYRMFNPEGLHLIICVHGLDGNAADLRLVKTYLELGLPGARLDFLMSERNQGDTFSDFDTMTDRLVQEIMTHIQNSSDPARISFVGHSLGTIIIRSALARPQMKPFLGKLHTFLSLSGPHLGTLYNSSGLVNAGMWFMQKWKKSGSLLQLSLRDASDPRRSFLYRLSERSQLHQFKHILLCGSGQDRYVPLHSARLELCKAAAKDTSLLGQAYREMVHNMVSPLAARASSVSVVRYDVQHALPHTASALVGRAAHIAALDSDLFIEKFLLVSALKYFR
- the LOC125069561 gene encoding uncharacterized protein LOC125069561 isoform X1, with protein sequence MSDLQATFEFSVELYKFYNVDLFQRGLYQVRVGLRVSPKVPVHIEATVSSGNGAARTGRPAANASLIGGLAASRAFQIMYRNEEVTLRDIVHFRAHLLVDSRNLKESLERAEWSLGVELWCSEGAQSNTLSPVSCRVLKLHFQPSQGLHYHLPVLFDYFHLSAVSVTIHASLVALHQPYIKKSIMHYVQSCTPRSSKQWGKLMKSAGSNFNASGSLENILFGSSGKCAGGNSSKIAHARQVHAEVCGILLGSLEGLQSALSVCGSTGVLLTPEESSSNSIVGEVAQRIKDLSDLGKKSEAGEEEEWAMGAAHDIARLCAEVTLRWRAFLHHTSDRPHVHHALAARHHALRIKRFSECFFVLDNPRHSLAGCYDSNYQSYQSVGEAVRRSRYLALLPPLPVHCIALDGDPHIMPIIFEDRYQDTAEFARRRSFLNSSANKSGSDPFLCSEATGDDCACSISSMMDSRRPSSEASRVTLTLPKTIIDVLEPQFNSPKASTSVVQATLTLAPQKSARGSPKRTLVKQNVVEMSKPHNKQLELTGRNRYIVQNNQISEIQLPPNNVFASCPIQQGQQMSRYSASTLLDINATKSNVNVSQLGKDRSDPDQVFVQKHEITSGVSTLPARHSKSLDQLRVSQMAPLSVQPLIKNVKNSSNVSVNYQKTYKPPQPIKPTTLPRSVTTTSYPTSTTTRCGSKGDDYRRNINEFREKYKNPCNSNVHGNNDVFHDVGFKYDGTIKGNANQIYGYAFGNQGNMPANNVIRNPLEFQRGYSVNLPRPMLPPRNSYPPVSGKTQGTDQSNLVSNKHVHRSNSTHVFQQNMNDSQQMDIEATRNQLRHELNYYLQKGDWSYDFNTGSLIQNYQKKSSKSSDDSGFVMTLDRSSDGTSKSTYSKTPPSTPHSSLPSVRHKKSRSKESKLNSNGKESTKMNSSRDSLSSHHSIKSRDSKSDRQTPKSDRSTPKSERSTPKSGKGTPKSGGITPRSGLATPKSGRATPKSGGATPKSGRSSGKPEKRSKHKASEKMSQLMSEAASSSSNESIPFELKRLESSTSVPYSLDHGSELRHCRSAASIIEEHNLNTTFGSESLPNLAPPPAFESPPLDITDKDFKIMPPDSFLNKEDKRSRSSTSSLSEQSGWVSSGRSSGPSSPDNGSCQLNQNYPPASSASVSKIPDKKYDTDETRKKQGEKISDFKRTILNGEQLRERLLKLAVKAVQSSSTEKIECCDKEVCEECTICSDSICTDSQCEYNKMMHNEGIDAGCNSDTCTASCYQYSDSNVGKINQRHNSFSAIQGNTYSSIVKSSNEGTVKKSQTVSDNLHPYIRKEIATKVEKSAQPATAEKSNSMNKVKLRDRIEYTEKLIAAEILSLTVDRSCKSHKTSGGPAIAAQKYHGKAKSEIDLSHFSGENDYEHLPPPQQFRDAPPPPDEFKDPPSKSPLQSRQSSKSSTPSKSRKTGQPTTLQLDNPLYHVCEGILERRKLRPHQSMNATATPSASTLNKSQSTGELASRNENGKEQRQSNFISIFGLAESERLFVKCREEFRQSVKYPGAIYSDFPPVENSLPYFHISDEYRMFNPEGLHLIICVHGLDGNAADLRLVKTYLELGLPGARLDFLMSERNQGDTFSDFDTMTDRLVQEIMTHIQNSSDPARISFVGHSLGTIIIRSALARPQMKPFLGKLHTFLSLSGPHLGTLYNSSGLVNAGMWFMQKWKKSGSLLQLSLRDASDPRRSFLYRLSERSQLHQFKHILLCGSGQDRYVPLHSARLELCKAAAKDTSLLGQAYREMVHNMVSPLAARASSVSVVRYDVQHALPHTASALVGRAAHIAALDSDLFIEKFLLVSALKYFR